CTTTTAACAGGGCATAGCCACCAAACCACTGGATCAACATTCCCGGAATACCGATACGGAAATCTTGTACCGCTGCATGGAAGTTACCGAGAATCGCCCATTCAAAAGCAGTTCCTATGATCTGATAGGAGAGTACGACACCAAGAACGCCCAATAAAGAGACAGATTTCAGTGTTCGTGCGGCGAGAGCGGAAGCTCCGGCGAGCAAAGTGGATTTTATCAGTATAACCGGAAGTGCGGCTTCTGAAGGCATGGCAAACAACAGATGGTTAATAACAGGAGAAAGAATCGCAGTCAGTAGTCCTACGCGGAATCCATACTTATAGCCTGCAACCAATGTGAAAAAATAGATAGGCAGTAGGGTAGGACCACCGTAAGGTGTAAGATGACATAGTTGTGGAAGTACAATGTTGCCTGCAATAAACAGCAGAGCGAACAAGTAAGTTTTTACATTGCTGTAATTCAGCGAGTAGAGCTTGGCAGATGTTTCCATTTTCGTTGATAACTTTTGTATTTAATAGAACGATAATATCTTAAAAATTAGACTTTCTTCTATTAAAAAGGTTTAATCTGGGAAAAGAACTATTTGCTTATTTTCTTAAAAATAGGACAGAAAAGTTTCAAACCCATTTGAAACTTTTTGTTTCTCGGCGTGAAACACTTTGTTTCCCAGTGTGAAACGAATGGTTTCTCGGTGTGAAACAAAGTGTTTCAAGGCATGAACGTAGTTGCTCTACAAAGTTAGAATAAAAAAGGATAAGTACAAGTGAATCAGAAGTTAATATCGGATACACTTTTCTTACATTCTTCCAGCTTCCTTAATCCTTCTTCGGATAGTTTGGGGTAATGCAAGTCCAGTTGTTTCATCCGGTCGCAGATAATCCGCCCTACTGCGTAGCGCATGAACCATTTATTGTCGGCGGGGATTACGTACCACGGAGCCAGTTCGGTAGATGTTTCGGTCAGTACATCTGCATAGGCTTTCATATACTCATCCCAAAACTGGCGTTCCTTGACATCTGCGGAAGAGAATTTCCAGTTTTTGGCTTTGTCATCCAATCTTTCCATAAAGCGCTTTTTCTGTTCGGCTTTTGATACATTCAGGAAGAATTTCAGGACAACAGTTCCGTTTTCCGTCAGATAACGTTCGAAATCATTGATTTGCCGGTAACGGCGTTTCCAGAAGTCAGGGACAATGTCTTTGACGGTTTCTATACCCGGCAATTTGCCGGACAGTATAATTTCGGGATGCACTTTGGCGATAAGCACGTCTTCATAGTGAGAACGGTTGAAGATTCCGATTCGTCCTCTTTCCGGCAGGCAACGGTTGATACGCCAGAGATAATCGTGATCCAGTTCTTCGGCAGAAGGCTGTTTGAACGAAAACACTTGGCATCCTTGCGGGTTGATGCCGGACATGACGTGTTTGATTGTTCCGTCTTTTCCGGCCGCGTCCATGGCCTGAAAGATAATAAGAATTGAGTAGCGATCCTGTGCGTAGAGCATGCTTTGCAGTTCGGAAAGTTTCTCTATGTCCTGTGCCAATTGGTCTTTGGCATCCTGTTTGGATAGTTTGCCAGTGAATGACGGATCAAAATCGGAAACGGAATGTTGCTTTCCGGGTTTGGCAAGCAGGTCTTTTAAAATGTCCTTTTTCATGGGATTGTAATTTGAATGTTTCTACTGAAAATAAAACAGCCGGGGCAGTCAATTAGTTTTTCGCGCAAAGGACATTTTTCGGATTTATAGTGCCGTCCCTTTCTTTGGTACGAACAGGTTTGTCATATCCGCCTGTTCGAGAGTGAGCAACTCTATCTTTTTAGAAATACCGCCTGCATATCCTGTCAGGCTGCCGTTGCAACTTACAACCCGGTGGCAGGGTATGATAATGCTAACCGGATTGTGTCCCACCGCATTGCCTACCGCTTGCGTTGACATGGACGGCAGTCCGTTCCGGCGGGCTATTTCTTTGGCAATATCCTTGTACGTAATGACTTTGCCGTAAGGGATTTCTTTTAATATTTTCCATACGGAGAGACGGAAAGGAGTGCCTTCCAAGTGTATGTCAGGCATGAAGCCGGGATTCTTTCCGCTGAAATAGCAATCGAGCCATTCTTTGGCTTGCTCAAATACAGGCAATGCTTTTTCTTCATGTTCAGGAGACAACGAAGCGGCAAAATATTTCTGCCCGTCAAACCACAAACCTGTCAAGAAATTACCGTCACTTGCGATTGTTATTCCGCCGATAGGGGACTGATATTTGTAAATGTATTGCATAACGTTATATATAAGGTGGTGTCTTTTACAAAAGTAGCATTTCATTTTTAAATGAAAGGTAGTAAGGAAATAATTAAATCTTTTTTATTTGTTTTTCTATCTTTTCGTTATCTTTGGCGATTAACAAACCGTTTTTTAATCATACAACAACGAAAAACAACCGATCATGAATCAAGAGTTATCAATGAATGCCAATAAATTGGTGGCATTTCTCAAGAAGCCGACTTCTGAATTTACCAAAGCCGACATCATTTCATTTATCCAACAAAACGACATCCGCATGGTTAATTTCATGTATCCCGCGGGAGACGGTCGTCTGAAAACTTTAAATTTTGTCATCAACAATCAAGCTTATCTGGAAGCTATCCTTACTTGTGGAGAACGGGTAGACGGTTCGAGCCTTTTCTCTTTCATCGAAGCGGGAAGTAGCGACCTATATGTTATTCCTCGGTTCCGCACGGCATTTGTCGATCCGTTTGCTGAAATACCTACGCTGTCTATCCTTTGTTCTTTCTTCAATAAGGACGGAGAACCGTTGGAAAGCTCGCCGGAATATACGCTTCATAAAGCCAGTAAAGCATTTACGGACGTGACGGGAATGGAATTTCAGGCAATGGGTGAGTTAGAATATTATGTGATAGCACCGGATACGGGTATGTTTGAGGCAACCGACCAGCGTGGTTATCATGAATCGGGGCCTTATGCCAAATTCAATGAGTTCCGTACACAATGTATGTCTTATATCTCACAGACTGGCGGGCAAATTAAGTATGGACACTCTGAAGTGGGTAACTTTACTTTAGAAGGCTATATCTATGAGCAGAATGAGATTGAGTTTTTGCCGGTTCCTGTTGAACAGGCAGCCGACCAGTTGATGATTGCCAAATGGGTAATCCGTAACTTGGGATTCAAATATGGATATAATGTCACATTTGCTCCTAAGATAACAGCAGGTAAAGCGGGTTCCGGTTTACACGTCCATATGCGTATCATGCAGGACGGAAAGAATCAGATGTTGAAAGACGGCATTTTGTCGGAAACAGCCCGGAAGGCTATTGCCGGAATGATGGAGCTTGCACCTTCAATCACAGCCTTCGGAAACACGAATCCCACTTCATACTTCCGTCTTGTTCCGCATCAGGAAGCGCCGACGAATGTTTGTTGGGGTGACCGCAACCGTTCCGTATTAGTACGTGTACCTTTGGGATGGGCTGCAAAGAAGGATATGTGTACATTAGCGAACCCGTTAGAAACGGAAAGCCATTTTGATACCACTCAGAAGCAGACAGTGGAAATGCGCTCACCGGACGGTTCGGCAGATTTGTATCAACTGCTTGCCGGACTGGCTGTTGCCTGTCGCCATGGTTTTGAAATAGAGAATGCTCTGGAACTGGCTGAAAAAACGTATGTGAATGTGAATATTCACCAGAAAGAAAACGAAGATAAGTTGCAGACATTGGCTCAATTACCGGATAGCTGCGTTGCGTCTGCCGATTGTCTGG
This portion of the Bacteroides acidifaciens genome encodes:
- a CDS encoding ECF transporter S component codes for the protein METSAKLYSLNYSNVKTYLFALLFIAGNIVLPQLCHLTPYGGPTLLPIYFFTLVAGYKYGFRVGLLTAILSPVINHLLFAMPSEAALPVILIKSTLLAGASALAARTLKSVSLLGVLGVVLSYQIIGTAFEWAILGNFHAAVQDFRIGIPGMLIQWFGGYALLKAIAKL
- a CDS encoding polyphosphate kinase 2 family protein, producing MKKDILKDLLAKPGKQHSVSDFDPSFTGKLSKQDAKDQLAQDIEKLSELQSMLYAQDRYSILIIFQAMDAAGKDGTIKHVMSGINPQGCQVFSFKQPSAEELDHDYLWRINRCLPERGRIGIFNRSHYEDVLIAKVHPEIILSGKLPGIETVKDIVPDFWKRRYRQINDFERYLTENGTVVLKFFLNVSKAEQKKRFMERLDDKAKNWKFSSADVKERQFWDEYMKAYADVLTETSTELAPWYVIPADNKWFMRYAVGRIICDRMKQLDLHYPKLSEEGLRKLEECKKSVSDINF
- a CDS encoding methylated-DNA--[protein]-cysteine S-methyltransferase, with amino-acid sequence MQYIYKYQSPIGGITIASDGNFLTGLWFDGQKYFAASLSPEHEEKALPVFEQAKEWLDCYFSGKNPGFMPDIHLEGTPFRLSVWKILKEIPYGKVITYKDIAKEIARRNGLPSMSTQAVGNAVGHNPVSIIIPCHRVVSCNGSLTGYAGGISKKIELLTLEQADMTNLFVPKKGTAL
- a CDS encoding glutamine synthetase family protein; protein product: MNQELSMNANKLVAFLKKPTSEFTKADIISFIQQNDIRMVNFMYPAGDGRLKTLNFVINNQAYLEAILTCGERVDGSSLFSFIEAGSSDLYVIPRFRTAFVDPFAEIPTLSILCSFFNKDGEPLESSPEYTLHKASKAFTDVTGMEFQAMGELEYYVIAPDTGMFEATDQRGYHESGPYAKFNEFRTQCMSYISQTGGQIKYGHSEVGNFTLEGYIYEQNEIEFLPVPVEQAADQLMIAKWVIRNLGFKYGYNVTFAPKITAGKAGSGLHVHMRIMQDGKNQMLKDGILSETARKAIAGMMELAPSITAFGNTNPTSYFRLVPHQEAPTNVCWGDRNRSVLVRVPLGWAAKKDMCTLANPLETESHFDTTQKQTVEMRSPDGSADLYQLLAGLAVACRHGFEIENALELAEKTYVNVNIHQKENEDKLQTLAQLPDSCVASADCLEQQRAIFEQYNVFSPAMIDGIIRKLRSYEDKTLRAELDGKPQEMLDLVHKYFHCG